A genomic region of Puniceicoccaceae bacterium contains the following coding sequences:
- a CDS encoding AraC family transcriptional regulator, with protein MPQTLSRALRIRLAHSDALRQCLTDAHWISGLHAVFLSPEGEVLGAYPRKWDHPFCNLLRKQSVQHLPCSHCEWSRGDLPTVDLSAPACPALLTSLVHEIRVENQLVARIALMSYREAHRDLQACQSAWIRLARESVAISWNEWKAAWNATVCLNENQVAALRRWLRLAVQEVMKELDTDPRLRGREPALPGLVHRTCAIVRQHYMQPLRLSGIAEQCGVSAEHLSRVFHQSTGLRFRDYLAEVRLNEASRLLMEENMRIAEVAESVGHNSLSRFNRAFKDYTGMTPGAWRRRARSRHWNRDEGTGEPDNPIPE; from the coding sequence ATGCCCCAAACGCTTTCCAGAGCCTTACGCATCCGCCTTGCGCACAGCGATGCACTGCGGCAATGCCTGACTGACGCACATTGGATCAGCGGCTTGCATGCAGTGTTTCTATCCCCAGAAGGCGAAGTTCTGGGTGCCTATCCGCGCAAATGGGATCACCCCTTCTGTAATCTGCTCCGGAAACAGTCCGTTCAACACCTGCCCTGCAGTCACTGCGAATGGAGTCGTGGCGACTTGCCAACCGTCGACCTCAGCGCTCCTGCATGCCCAGCCCTGCTCACTTCGCTGGTCCATGAAATCCGCGTCGAAAACCAGCTGGTCGCGCGCATTGCCCTCATGTCCTATCGAGAAGCACACAGGGATCTGCAGGCCTGTCAAAGCGCGTGGATCCGACTCGCTCGCGAATCGGTCGCAATCTCCTGGAATGAATGGAAAGCAGCATGGAACGCAACCGTATGCCTGAACGAAAACCAGGTTGCCGCACTGCGTCGCTGGCTGCGCCTTGCGGTGCAGGAGGTGATGAAAGAGTTGGATACTGATCCGCGCTTGCGCGGACGCGAACCCGCACTGCCGGGACTGGTCCACCGCACCTGTGCAATCGTCAGACAACACTACATGCAACCCCTTCGCCTGAGTGGAATTGCAGAGCAATGTGGTGTCAGCGCCGAGCACCTCAGCCGCGTCTTTCACCAGTCAACCGGCTTGCGTTTTCGCGACTATCTGGCCGAGGTGCGCCTCAATGAAGCCAGCCGTCTGCTGATGGAGGAAAACATGCGAATTGCCGAGGTGGCCGAATCCGTTGGGCACAACAGTCTGTCCCGCTTCAACCGCGCCTTCAAGGACTACACGGGCATGACTCCGGGTGCATGGCGCCGGCGGGCACGCTCCCGGCATTGGAATCGCGACGAAGGAACAGGCGAACCCGACAACCCAATACCTGAGTAA
- a CDS encoding DUF4097 family beta strand repeat-containing protein, whose product MHKTFPIPTLLSLLLIGLGTAVYTQAASLEDSVTHQFSAAEFERVEVSNINGSITCTGDASDQIELIAIRKVRAGSDSDAESYLEQIQIDIKPDGSTLKVETKLPRKQGGFWQWVTGSQLNATVEYQLRVPAGMNVGLDSVNGSISADALEGSVNIETVNGRIHASNLHAKAQMETVNGSIECSFASDASFESLSFETVNGSIKVKLPANAAFDLDIETVNGGIHCDFDLPADAVHKRRELHARINGGGPRVKLETVNGSASVKALEI is encoded by the coding sequence ATGCATAAGACATTCCCTATTCCTACCCTGCTTTCCCTGCTTTTGATCGGGCTCGGAACCGCAGTATATACTCAGGCAGCCAGCCTGGAAGACAGCGTCACTCATCAGTTTTCCGCTGCAGAGTTCGAGCGCGTGGAAGTTTCCAACATCAACGGCTCCATCACCTGCACCGGCGATGCTTCTGATCAGATTGAACTGATCGCCATCCGCAAGGTGCGGGCGGGCAGCGATTCCGATGCCGAATCCTACCTTGAACAGATTCAAATCGATATCAAGCCCGACGGCTCCACCCTGAAAGTGGAAACCAAACTACCGCGCAAACAGGGCGGTTTCTGGCAGTGGGTCACGGGATCACAACTCAATGCAACCGTGGAATACCAACTCCGGGTACCCGCCGGCATGAACGTCGGTCTCGATTCCGTCAATGGTTCCATCAGTGCCGATGCACTGGAGGGTTCCGTCAATATCGAAACCGTCAATGGGCGGATTCACGCCAGTAACTTGCACGCAAAAGCCCAAATGGAAACTGTGAACGGTTCGATTGAATGCAGTTTTGCATCTGATGCATCGTTTGAGTCCCTCTCCTTCGAAACTGTCAACGGCAGCATCAAGGTTAAACTCCCTGCCAATGCAGCATTTGATCTCGACATTGAAACCGTGAATGGCGGCATTCACTGCGATTTCGATCTGCCTGCCGATGCCGTACATAAACGCCGGGAGCTTCACGCTCGTATCAACGGTGGCGGCCCCAGGGTAAAACTTGAGACAGTCAATGGATCTGCGAGCGTCAAAGCACTCGAAATCTAG
- a CDS encoding DUF4914 family protein — protein sequence MERMKLPPHAVDVIAHAPKVTMAENVDMLIDLAVRDAGPDGWHVVDYEVPGKGRVKEARVCRVKNGICANYFEPYMRRRDPDCMVIGDSLPTDKPTYEQRYGKSFSELRQQTFEWLKTQELACFAFTAGLPGKGTDALVIAPSNAGFFALGLAMLQGLTPPSELPYDFEPKAIIYVAPPFRHTHLDGKQVVVHHRGEAMHELFSYNLYPGPSAKKGIYGVLLTIGEKEDWITMHCSAAQIVTPYENSIGISHEGASGGGKSEMLELPHREEDGSLCLGRNTLSGEVRTITIPQCCHIRPVADDMALCHPSLNKGNGKLTLVDAEDAWFVRVNHIERYGVDPHLEKLCIHASKPLLFLNIDGQPGGTALIWDHIEDAPGQRCPNPRVIVPCDAVPHVHRGTLDIDIRSFGVRTPPCTRENPSYGILGMFHLLPPSLGWLWRLVAPRGHANPSIVATEGMSSEGVGSYWPFATGRRVDQANLILKQILDTPKVKYVLVPNQHIGAWEVSFMPQWVTREYLARRGGANFQASQVQPCRCPLLGWTPSSILVEGRPIGSWFFQVEKQPEVGQEAYEAGAKILHDFFCKELRQFQVEDLMPLGREIIQCCMDKGSLEDYENLIPHGTLVREA from the coding sequence ATGGAACGCATGAAACTACCGCCGCACGCAGTGGATGTGATTGCCCATGCACCCAAAGTCACCATGGCGGAGAACGTGGACATGTTGATCGATCTTGCGGTGAGGGATGCAGGTCCCGATGGGTGGCATGTGGTTGACTACGAGGTTCCGGGAAAGGGAAGGGTGAAGGAAGCGCGTGTCTGCAGGGTAAAAAATGGGATCTGTGCCAACTATTTTGAACCTTACATGCGCCGCCGGGATCCTGACTGCATGGTCATCGGAGATTCCCTGCCAACCGATAAGCCGACCTATGAGCAACGCTACGGCAAAAGCTTTTCGGAGTTGCGGCAACAGACCTTTGAATGGCTCAAGACTCAGGAACTGGCCTGTTTTGCCTTTACAGCGGGCTTGCCGGGGAAAGGAACAGATGCGCTCGTCATTGCTCCGTCCAATGCAGGTTTTTTTGCACTTGGCCTCGCCATGCTGCAAGGGCTGACGCCTCCCTCTGAGTTACCCTATGATTTTGAACCCAAGGCGATCATTTATGTCGCTCCTCCGTTTCGACACACACACCTCGATGGCAAGCAAGTTGTCGTGCATCATCGTGGAGAAGCGATGCACGAGCTGTTCAGCTACAATCTCTATCCTGGACCGAGCGCGAAGAAGGGAATTTATGGAGTATTGCTGACCATTGGGGAAAAGGAAGACTGGATTACGATGCACTGCTCTGCGGCTCAGATCGTCACGCCCTACGAAAACAGCATTGGCATCTCTCATGAAGGTGCAAGCGGTGGTGGCAAGAGTGAAATGCTGGAGTTGCCTCATCGGGAAGAGGATGGATCCCTTTGCCTGGGTCGCAATACGCTGTCCGGAGAGGTTCGTACGATTACAATCCCCCAGTGTTGCCACATCCGCCCGGTTGCGGACGACATGGCTTTGTGTCATCCGAGTCTGAACAAGGGCAATGGGAAGTTGACCTTGGTGGATGCGGAGGATGCATGGTTTGTTCGGGTAAACCACATTGAGCGATATGGGGTCGACCCTCACCTGGAAAAGTTGTGCATTCATGCCAGTAAACCGCTGTTGTTTCTCAACATTGATGGCCAGCCCGGAGGAACGGCGCTGATCTGGGACCACATCGAAGATGCTCCGGGCCAGCGCTGTCCCAATCCGCGGGTGATTGTTCCCTGTGATGCTGTGCCGCATGTGCATCGCGGCACCCTTGACATCGACATCCGGTCTTTTGGGGTGCGCACACCGCCCTGCACGAGGGAAAATCCGAGTTATGGGATACTGGGCATGTTTCACCTGTTGCCTCCGTCGCTGGGTTGGTTGTGGCGTCTGGTCGCACCGCGCGGGCATGCGAATCCGAGCATCGTTGCAACCGAGGGAATGTCGAGTGAGGGAGTGGGTTCCTACTGGCCCTTTGCAACGGGAAGGCGGGTCGATCAGGCCAACCTCATTCTCAAGCAGATTCTGGACACTCCGAAAGTGAAGTATGTGCTCGTTCCGAATCAGCACATTGGGGCCTGGGAGGTGAGTTTCATGCCACAATGGGTGACTCGGGAGTACCTGGCCCGGCGTGGAGGCGCAAATTTTCAGGCCTCACAGGTGCAACCCTGCCGATGCCCGCTTCTCGGGTGGACTCCCAGTTCGATTCTGGTCGAGGGCCGTCCGATTGGGTCCTGGTTCTTCCAGGTTGAGAAACAACCCGAAGTGGGGCAGGAGGCTTACGAAGCTGGGGCAAAGATTCTGCATGATTTCTTCTGCAAGGAACTGCGTCAGTTTCAGGTTGAAGACCTGATGCCACTGGGCCGGGAAATCATCCAGTGCTGCATGGACAAGGGAAGCCTTGAAGACTATGAAAATCTCATCCCTCACGGCACGCTGGTCCGGGAGGCATGA
- the scpA gene encoding methylmalonyl-CoA mutase produces the protein MAPQPDFTQLSYREDAAPADLQAWKARFQEQLGRDIDEMSWRTAEQINVRPLYTAEDTQGMVHTRYQAGIPPFLRGPYATMYVFRPWTVRQYAGFSTAEESNAFYRRNLAAGQTGLSVAFDLATHRGYDSDHDRVVGDVGKAGVAIDSILDMEILFDRIPLNKVSVSMTMNGAVLPVLAFYIVAALEQGAKLEELSGTIQNDILKEYMVRNTYIYPPVPSMKIIADIFEYTSKYMPKFNSISISGYHMQEAGATADLEMAYTLADGREYIRAGIQAGIPVDAFAPRLSFFWAQGKNYFMEVAKMRAARVLWARIVNEFNPKNPKSLALRTHSQTSGWSLTEQDPYNNVARTCVEAMAASLGHTQSLHTNALDEAIALPTDFSARIARNTQLFLQDETGICKVIDPWGGSYYLESLTQELIRKGWDHICEVESYGGMAKAIEEGLPKLRIEEAAARRQAWIDSGKETIVGVNKYRLEKEDPLEILDIDNTAVRLSQIERLKKLRAERDESACQAALHALEAAAASGKGNLLELAVAAAQARASLGEISDACEKTFGRHQAVIRSISGVYSSEFGNQEAMEKVKQRTKAFEAKEGRRPRIMVAKMGQDGHDRGAKVVATAYADMGFDVDIGPLFQTPEETARQAVENDCHIVAMSSLAAGHKTLLPHLVAELRKLDREDMIVVCGGVIPAQDYDYLYENGASAIFGPGTVITDSANQLLDLLEDL, from the coding sequence ATGGCACCACAACCGGATTTCACTCAATTGAGCTATCGCGAAGATGCGGCACCAGCTGATCTTCAGGCGTGGAAGGCTCGTTTTCAGGAGCAACTGGGCCGCGACATCGACGAAATGTCTTGGCGAACTGCTGAGCAGATCAATGTCAGGCCGCTCTATACGGCGGAGGATACCCAAGGCATGGTTCACACGCGATACCAGGCAGGCATCCCTCCCTTCCTGCGCGGACCCTATGCCACCATGTATGTCTTTCGCCCGTGGACGGTGCGTCAATACGCCGGATTTTCGACGGCGGAGGAATCCAATGCCTTTTATCGGCGCAATCTTGCCGCCGGGCAGACGGGTCTTTCAGTCGCCTTTGATCTGGCAACGCACCGGGGCTATGATTCCGATCATGATCGGGTCGTTGGTGATGTCGGCAAGGCGGGGGTTGCGATCGACTCCATTCTCGACATGGAGATTCTTTTTGATCGCATTCCGCTGAACAAGGTTTCCGTTTCCATGACCATGAACGGTGCAGTGCTGCCAGTGCTTGCCTTTTACATCGTCGCGGCGCTGGAGCAGGGTGCGAAGCTCGAGGAACTCAGCGGGACGATCCAGAATGATATCCTCAAGGAGTACATGGTGCGCAACACCTACATCTACCCGCCAGTGCCTTCGATGAAGATCATTGCGGACATCTTTGAGTACACTTCGAAGTACATGCCGAAGTTCAACTCGATTTCCATTTCCGGCTACCACATGCAGGAGGCGGGAGCGACTGCGGATCTCGAAATGGCCTATACGCTGGCCGATGGTCGTGAGTACATCCGTGCGGGCATCCAGGCTGGTATTCCGGTAGACGCGTTTGCGCCCCGCCTGTCCTTTTTCTGGGCACAGGGGAAAAACTACTTCATGGAAGTTGCCAAAATGCGTGCGGCTCGCGTGCTCTGGGCGCGAATTGTCAATGAGTTCAATCCGAAAAACCCAAAGTCCCTTGCGTTGCGCACGCACTCGCAGACATCGGGCTGGAGTCTGACCGAGCAGGATCCTTACAACAACGTTGCACGAACTTGTGTCGAAGCGATGGCGGCTTCCCTGGGGCATACGCAGAGCTTGCATACCAATGCGCTGGATGAAGCAATTGCGCTGCCGACCGATTTTTCTGCCCGCATCGCGCGCAATACACAGCTCTTCTTGCAGGATGAAACGGGCATCTGCAAGGTCATTGACCCCTGGGGTGGTTCGTACTACCTCGAATCGCTGACGCAGGAGCTGATTCGAAAGGGTTGGGACCACATCTGCGAGGTGGAGTCCTACGGTGGCATGGCCAAAGCGATTGAAGAAGGTCTTCCGAAGTTACGCATTGAGGAAGCTGCCGCGAGGCGCCAGGCCTGGATCGACAGTGGAAAGGAAACCATCGTCGGGGTGAACAAGTATCGCCTGGAGAAGGAGGATCCGCTCGAAATTCTCGACATCGATAATACCGCAGTTCGCCTCAGTCAGATTGAGCGCTTGAAAAAGCTTCGGGCAGAGCGTGACGAATCCGCGTGCCAGGCAGCATTGCATGCACTGGAAGCTGCCGCCGCATCGGGCAAGGGCAATCTGCTTGAACTGGCGGTTGCTGCTGCTCAGGCACGCGCATCGCTCGGGGAGATCTCGGATGCCTGTGAAAAGACCTTTGGTCGCCACCAGGCGGTTATTCGTTCGATCTCGGGAGTCTACAGCAGTGAGTTTGGAAATCAGGAAGCCATGGAAAAGGTAAAACAGCGCACCAAGGCATTTGAAGCAAAAGAAGGTCGTCGTCCCCGCATCATGGTCGCGAAGATGGGACAGGACGGTCACGACCGTGGAGCAAAGGTGGTGGCAACCGCCTATGCGGATATGGGCTTTGATGTGGACATCGGACCCTTGTTTCAGACTCCCGAAGAAACGGCACGACAGGCGGTCGAGAATGATTGTCACATTGTGGCGATGAGTTCGCTGGCGGCGGGGCACAAGACCTTGTTGCCCCATCTGGTGGCGGAACTGCGCAAGCTGGACCGTGAGGACATGATCGTGGTCTGTGGCGGAGTAATACCGGCGCAGGATTATGATTATCTCTATGAAAACGGTGCATCCGCGATTTTTGGACCGGGCACGGTTATCACAGATTCGGCGAATCAGTTGCTCGATCTTCTGGAAGACCTTTAG
- the meaB gene encoding methylmalonyl Co-A mutase-associated GTPase MeaB, with protein MEDSKVNKPEWAPSEAGPEFASFVMKGVSGSTPVSSRARKKRRDLSVQDYVAGVLEQNRTILARAITLIESNAESHRELGQAVLRELLPHAGKSTRVGITGVPGAGKSTFVESLGVTLCERGHRVAVLAVDPSSSLSGGSILGDKTRMEKLARDERAFIRPSPTGGALGGVAEKSRSTIVLCEAAGFDTILVETVGVGQNETTVRQMVDCFLLLTIAGAGDDLQGIKKGVVELADIFAVNKADGNNMLRAQRARSEMETVLHYLTPYTPGWKIPALTCSAKTGDGVQELWSRVEAFQEHLRLKGLLERRRAQQNVNWMHEMMLQELKQRFLHHPAVKPRLRELEQQVAGGELPAYTAARDLLEIFLRDA; from the coding sequence ATGGAAGATTCAAAAGTTAACAAACCGGAATGGGCACCGAGTGAAGCGGGTCCTGAGTTTGCCTCCTTTGTGATGAAGGGGGTGAGCGGGTCGACCCCTGTATCAAGTCGTGCCCGAAAGAAACGGCGAGACTTGTCGGTGCAAGACTATGTGGCGGGAGTGCTCGAGCAGAACCGCACAATCCTGGCACGGGCAATCACCCTGATCGAAAGCAATGCAGAATCCCATCGGGAGCTGGGTCAGGCAGTCTTGCGGGAGCTGTTGCCCCATGCTGGCAAGTCGACCCGGGTAGGAATTACGGGCGTGCCGGGCGCGGGAAAGAGCACCTTTGTGGAATCCCTGGGTGTCACGCTCTGTGAGCGGGGGCATCGTGTTGCGGTGCTCGCGGTCGATCCAAGTTCAAGTCTCAGCGGCGGCAGTATACTCGGTGACAAGACCCGCATGGAAAAGCTCGCTCGCGACGAGCGCGCATTCATTCGCCCGTCCCCGACGGGTGGAGCACTGGGTGGTGTGGCGGAAAAGAGCCGCTCGACCATCGTGCTGTGTGAGGCGGCTGGATTCGATACGATTCTGGTGGAGACCGTCGGTGTAGGGCAGAACGAAACAACGGTTCGTCAGATGGTGGATTGCTTCCTGTTGCTCACGATTGCGGGAGCGGGGGATGACCTTCAGGGCATCAAAAAAGGAGTTGTGGAGCTGGCTGATATTTTTGCGGTGAACAAGGCTGACGGAAACAATATGCTGCGTGCCCAGCGTGCCCGAAGCGAAATGGAAACCGTGCTGCACTACCTCACCCCCTATACCCCGGGATGGAAGATCCCGGCACTGACGTGTTCGGCAAAAACCGGAGATGGGGTGCAGGAACTCTGGTCCAGGGTGGAAGCGTTCCAGGAGCACCTGAGGTTGAAGGGGTTGCTCGAAAGGCGCCGTGCTCAGCAAAACGTGAATTGGATGCACGAGATGATGTTGCAGGAACTCAAGCAGCGTTTTTTGCATCATCCTGCAGTGAAACCCCGGCTCCGGGAACTGGAGCAACAGGTTGCCGGTGGAGAACTTCCCGCCTACACTGCCGCCAGGGATTTGCTCGAAATCTTTTTGAGGGATGCCTGA